CAGTGATATATTTTGAAGCAAAAAGATTATTTTCAAATCCACCCAAAATATATTCTGCAGTAATTTCGTCTTTTTCAGCACAAAGAATAATTCCTATTGGTGGATTGTCATTCTCGTCATTCACCTCTGTTTTATAATAATTAAGATAGGTATTTAGTTGTCCACCATCCGCAATATTTAGTTTTGTGGTTTTCAATTCTATCAAAATATAGCATTGCAATATTTTATTATAAAAAACCATATCAACATAATAATGTGTATTGTTGATAGTTATACGTTGTTGAGAGCCGACAAACATAAAACCTTTACCCAATTCTAACAAAAAGTCTTCGATATGCCGGATGAGTTTCCTTTCTAAATCTTTTTCAAGGATAGGTTTATTCTCAGGAATTCCCAAAAACTCAAAAACATAAGGACTTTTAAGAATATCTTCAGCCTTAGTTAGTTCTTGGCCTTTATTTGATAATTCTAAAACCTTTTCTTTGTTAGATTTTCCTTGAGAGAGTAAAAGCCTTTCATAAAGAGAACTATCAATTTGTCTTTTCAATTCACGAATAGACCAATGAGAGTTTACTGTTTCTTTTTCGTAAAAACTTCTTTTCGATTTATCTTCAATAATGAGTAACTCGCAAATATGTGTCCAAGTAAGTTGTATTGAAGACAAGAAAAGATTTTCATCAAACTGTCCAGTCGGTGACTGGACACTTGAGTATTCTAGATAAAACTTCCTCATATTGAAAAGATTAGAACGAGAAAAACCTTTTCCAATCTCTTTAGTCAACAATTTAGATAGCTTCAGAATAATCTGTCTGGATGTGGAATAATCAATATCATTTCTCCTTTCAGCTTCCACAATTTCTTTCCCAATTTCCCAGTAGGTAAGTATCAGTTCCCGGTTTATTCGTTGATACGCATTTGACCGAGCTTTAAGAACAATAGATTTAATGTTCTCAAGCAGATTTACATCAATGGCGGACAAATGATTATCTTCCTTCATAATTTTCTCAGGAACGG
The sequence above is a segment of the Chryseobacterium turcicum genome. Coding sequences within it:
- a CDS encoding PDDEXK nuclease domain-containing protein, coding for MKEDNHLSAIDVNLLENIKSIVLKARSNAYQRINRELILTYWEIGKEIVEAERRNDIDYSTSRQIILKLSKLLTKEIGKGFSRSNLFNMRKFYLEYSSVQSPTGQFDENLFLSSIQLTWTHICELLIIEDKSKRSFYEKETVNSHWSIRELKRQIDSSLYERLLLSQGKSNKEKVLELSNKGQELTKAEDILKSPYVFEFLGIPENKPILEKDLERKLIRHIEDFLLELGKGFMFVGSQQRITINNTHYYVDMVFYNKILQCYILIELKTTKLNIADGGQLNTYLNYYKTEVNDENDNPPIGIILCAEKDEITAEYILGGFENNLFASKYITVLPDKQKLIEEVENVMNTAQ